The following are encoded together in the Xanthobacter autotrophicus Py2 genome:
- a CDS encoding conserved hypothetical protein (KEGG: bbt:BBta_1467 hypothetical protein), which translates to MNVQVLDARGDPSGSYKVDVNRGERVGRVSSEWFSRPDDERFLSLGELARAVRDRAERSRSRVVETALIHVEASRSDPERLSLILPGSDTPIAPTHWSFGQLASQVGAPAAYLRQLPAALAGINLQYGLTSHRAEQIKTLEIEDGRVELRAVTGPDYGRIYDQELVEAVQRIAGNGTGDTRWKVPGVLDWSTGTYNPHVDISKDTTTLYASDRDIFLFLVDDLNPIEAGRLPDGSPDLFFRGFYCWNSEVGAKTLGIASFYLRAVCQNRNLWGVEDFEEITIRHSKYAASRFAHQAAPALERFANSSPMPFVNGIKAARERIVARTDEDRTEFLRRKGFSKAETQKVIETVLAEEGRKPESIFDFVQGITAVARDKPHQDARLDLEARAKKLLDRAA; encoded by the coding sequence ATGAACGTGCAGGTTCTGGACGCCCGCGGTGATCCGAGCGGCAGCTATAAGGTGGATGTCAATCGCGGCGAGCGTGTCGGCCGCGTATCGTCGGAATGGTTCTCTCGGCCGGATGACGAGCGTTTCCTGTCGCTCGGGGAGCTTGCGCGCGCGGTGCGCGACCGCGCCGAGCGCAGCAGATCCCGTGTCGTGGAAACCGCCCTCATTCATGTCGAGGCGAGCCGCTCCGATCCCGAGCGACTGTCGTTGATTCTGCCGGGTTCGGACACGCCGATTGCGCCGACGCACTGGAGCTTCGGTCAGCTCGCGAGCCAGGTAGGCGCCCCGGCCGCCTACCTTCGCCAGCTCCCGGCCGCACTCGCCGGCATCAATCTGCAATACGGTCTGACATCACATCGTGCCGAGCAGATCAAGACGCTTGAGATCGAGGATGGCCGCGTGGAGCTGCGCGCCGTCACCGGGCCGGACTACGGCCGTATCTATGACCAGGAACTGGTCGAGGCCGTGCAGCGCATCGCTGGCAATGGTACGGGCGATACGCGGTGGAAGGTACCGGGCGTGCTCGATTGGTCGACGGGGACCTACAATCCACACGTCGACATCTCCAAGGACACGACGACGCTCTACGCCAGCGATCGCGATATCTTCCTGTTCCTCGTCGACGACCTCAATCCCATCGAGGCCGGACGCCTGCCGGATGGCTCGCCCGACCTCTTCTTCCGGGGCTTCTATTGCTGGAACTCGGAGGTCGGCGCCAAGACGCTCGGCATCGCCAGCTTCTATCTCCGCGCCGTCTGCCAGAACCGTAATCTGTGGGGCGTGGAGGATTTCGAGGAGATCACCATTCGCCACTCCAAGTATGCCGCCTCCCGCTTCGCCCATCAGGCGGCGCCGGCCCTGGAGCGCTTCGCCAACTCCTCCCCCATGCCCTTCGTGAACGGCATCAAGGCGGCACGCGAGCGCATCGTGGCACGCACCGACGAGGACCGCACCGAGTTCCTGCGCCGAAAGGGATTTTCGAAGGCCGAGACGCAGAAGGTGATCGAGACCGTGCTCGCCGAAGAGGGCCGCAAGCCCGAGAGCATCTTCGACTTCGTCCAGGGCATCACCGCCGTGGCGCGGGACAAGCCGCACCAGGATGCGCGTCTCGATCTGGAGGCACGGGCGAAGAAACTGCTCGACCGAGCCGCCTGA
- a CDS encoding conserved hypothetical protein (KEGG: hma:pNG6121 hypothetical protein), translated as MAPQFSRARLADLLIEPREDLALEIKNWLDLAQDNDARAIFAKAALAIANHGGGFILLGLEEAGGSAVEAPGRPATLDGYNQDGINGIIQNYADPPFHCVVHLVPDPAGALFPIIVVPGGHRSPIRSRRSGPNGQIVVQNSIYIRS; from the coding sequence ATGGCTCCGCAATTCAGCCGTGCACGTCTTGCGGATCTTCTCATCGAGCCGCGTGAGGATTTGGCCCTTGAGATCAAGAATTGGCTCGATCTGGCGCAGGACAATGATGCCAGGGCTATATTCGCCAAGGCCGCGCTGGCGATAGCCAATCATGGCGGCGGGTTCATTTTACTCGGGCTCGAAGAGGCCGGCGGCTCGGCAGTTGAGGCGCCTGGTAGGCCCGCGACGCTCGATGGCTACAATCAGGACGGCATCAACGGGATCATCCAGAACTATGCAGATCCGCCATTCCATTGCGTAGTCCACCTCGTTCCCGACCCGGCGGGGGCGCTGTTCCCGATCATCGTGGTGCCGGGTGGGCATCGATCGCCGATCCGTTCGCGCAGATCGGGACCCAATGGCCAGATCGTCGTCCAAAACAGCATCTATATTCGAAGCTAG
- a CDS encoding conserved hypothetical protein (KEGG: hma:pNG6121 hypothetical protein), which translates to MHARSLAAALVEGPATVNFKAHFAGLAGRELTSMSGRQLPFEGHVARQDAISLATVIEAGGIDANLPEILHPLLEPLYALFDFFQLPAALVANQTAAMRGTRF; encoded by the coding sequence ATGCATGCACGCAGCCTTGCAGCAGCGCTGGTCGAGGGGCCGGCGACCGTCAATTTTAAGGCGCACTTTGCTGGCCTCGCGGGACGCGAGCTGACCAGCATGAGCGGCCGCCAGCTTCCCTTCGAAGGGCATGTCGCGCGGCAAGATGCGATCAGCTTGGCGACTGTGATCGAGGCAGGGGGTATCGACGCCAATCTGCCGGAAATCCTGCACCCGCTGCTGGAGCCGCTCTATGCGCTGTTCGACTTCTTCCAGCTACCCGCGGCGCTGGTCGCCAACCAGACCGCTGCAATGCGCGGGACAAGATTTTAG
- a CDS encoding integrase family protein (PFAM: integrase family protein~KEGG: ajs:Ajs_2959 phage integrase family protein), protein MPKIKLTKTAVDAANPQERDYELRDTTIPGFLVKITPTGRKTFMIAYVANNGQRRKPAIGRYGEITVEQARRIAQDWLAEVRRGADPSAERTASRQAPTVKELFDRFITDYSESRNKPSTVKSNRGFGKRHILPALGHMKVPDVTRSDIANLMKKMSKSPVNANRVLSAVRKMFNMAEVWGMRPDGTNPCRHIPKFPERGKTRLITDAEMRKLFEYLDRAEAEGLEHPFIILAIRLQFEFAARMSEIIELEWSWVDFDNRRVVWPDSKTGGMSKPMNAEALRLFETAPLLEDSPFVCPSVFDPKKAMSPYTYYQGWKRILKRAGLPHVGTHGIRHRSATDIANSGVPVKVGMALTAHKTVTMFMRYVHTEDDPVRAAAEAVTQRRMNVIGVEHQPPAPPPPVTELPSIAPVVETAPATLGPDGKPLGFDDGKYTSRTRLGNYRPFRHRSGENRDVPPGSKRAEAQDV, encoded by the coding sequence ATGCCGAAAATCAAGCTCACCAAGACGGCGGTTGACGCCGCAAACCCGCAGGAACGCGACTACGAACTCCGTGATACGACGATACCCGGCTTTCTTGTAAAGATCACGCCGACCGGCCGGAAAACTTTCATGATCGCCTATGTCGCCAACAACGGTCAGCGCCGCAAACCGGCGATCGGCCGCTATGGCGAGATCACCGTCGAGCAGGCGCGCAGGATCGCCCAGGACTGGCTCGCCGAAGTCCGGCGCGGGGCTGACCCCAGCGCCGAGCGAACGGCAAGCCGCCAGGCCCCGACGGTCAAGGAACTCTTCGACCGCTTCATCACCGACTATTCCGAAAGCCGGAACAAGCCTTCGACGGTCAAATCGAACCGGGGCTTTGGCAAGCGCCATATCCTTCCCGCGCTCGGACACATGAAGGTGCCGGACGTCACCCGCAGCGATATCGCAAACCTGATGAAGAAAATGTCAAAGTCGCCGGTAAACGCCAATCGCGTTCTCTCGGCCGTGCGAAAGATGTTCAATATGGCCGAGGTCTGGGGGATGAGACCGGACGGCACCAATCCCTGCCGGCACATTCCGAAATTCCCGGAACGCGGCAAGACCCGGCTCATCACCGACGCCGAAATGCGGAAGCTCTTCGAGTATCTCGACCGTGCCGAAGCTGAAGGGCTGGAGCACCCTTTCATCATTCTAGCGATCCGGCTCCAGTTTGAGTTCGCCGCACGCATGTCGGAGATCATCGAGCTCGAATGGTCCTGGGTTGATTTCGACAATCGCCGCGTCGTCTGGCCGGACAGTAAGACCGGCGGGATGTCCAAGCCGATGAACGCCGAGGCGCTGCGCCTGTTCGAGACCGCGCCGCTGCTGGAGGATTCGCCCTTTGTTTGCCCTTCGGTCTTCGACCCGAAGAAGGCGATGTCCCCTTACACTTACTATCAGGGCTGGAAGCGCATCCTGAAGCGCGCCGGGCTCCCTCACGTCGGCACGCACGGCATCCGTCATCGTTCCGCGACGGACATCGCCAATTCCGGCGTGCCGGTGAAGGTCGGTATGGCACTCACCGCCCACAAGACGGTGACGATGTTCATGCGCTACGTTCACACCGAGGACGATCCCGTCCGGGCGGCGGCTGAAGCCGTCACGCAGCGCCGGATGAACGTCATTGGTGTCGAGCATCAGCCGCCTGCACCGCCGCCTCCCGTCACGGAACTGCCCTCCATCGCCCCCGTGGTGGAGACCGCTCCTGCGACCCTTGGCCCGGATGGCAAGCCGCTCGGCTTCGACGACGGCAAATACACATCGCGCACGCGGCTCGGAAACTACCGTCCCTTCCGTCACCGCAGCGGCGAGAACCGGGACGTGCCACCCGGGAGCAAGCGGGCCGAAGCGCAGGATGTGTGA
- a CDS encoding hypothetical protein (KEGG: rpd:RPD_1352 hypothetical protein): protein MALSSTHRDGPFGPADVRDRKVRGEKCMSQLPHGFRQIRMELAREKGHPEGSRTFGYSFVAPLNEAGRIDPTLWAKHREVCRVVRFRPDEADEVGHLVRRPGGSWAFRYDIHGTDDDEAGYRFGDESFEVGEYISVREDDEMHTFRVVSSEQV, encoded by the coding sequence ATGGCGCTATCGTCAACGCATCGTGATGGCCCATTCGGGCCGGCCGATGTACGAGACCGTAAGGTCCGGGGAGAGAAATGCATGTCCCAGTTGCCGCACGGCTTCCGTCAGATCCGCATGGAGCTTGCCCGTGAGAAGGGCCATCCGGAAGGCTCGCGCACGTTCGGTTATAGCTTCGTGGCGCCGCTGAACGAGGCGGGGCGCATCGATCCCACCTTGTGGGCGAAGCACCGCGAGGTCTGCCGCGTGGTCCGGTTCCGCCCCGACGAGGCGGACGAGGTGGGCCATCTGGTGCGTCGCCCCGGCGGAAGCTGGGCGTTCCGCTATGACATCCATGGCACCGACGACGACGAGGCCGGCTATCGCTTCGGCGACGAAAGCTTCGAGGTGGGCGAGTATATTTCGGTTCGCGAAGACGACGAGATGCACACCTTCCGCGTGGTGTCGTCCGAGCAGGTGTGA
- a CDS encoding amino acid permease-associated region (PFAM: amino acid permease-associated region~KEGG: atc:AGR_C_3885 hypothetical protein) — protein MADGSKAGVTYTTVDVAYFEQRALKRHARVWSLWALGVGAVISGHFSGWNLGIASGGWGGMFIAAVIIAIMYLGLTFSIAEMSPALPHTGAAYSFARTTMGPWGGFITGLCENVEYVITPAVVVSFIGSYMGSIFGTPPAFQPVYWIFGYILFVGLNIAGVELSFRVTLVVTLAALACLVAFWVSALPVANFSRWALNIGVGPDGTAVELPNGGGPFLPFGLSGALAALPFAVWLFLAIEQLPLAAEESVDPKTDMPKGIMAGMATLIVSAFMILWLNSSVANGAFGLSTSLEPLLDGFKAIYGDGLARLLAFVAVIGLIASFHTIIYAQGRQIYSLSRAGYFPRGLSVTHGGRKTPHVAMIAGAIVGLVIMLGIWFALGAEAGAAAIGGTLLNMAVFGAMLSYVMQALSFILMRRNMPHIERPYKSPFGVPGAVLTIVIALVTIYFQLSDPIYRNGVLGVALWFAAGLAYFAAIGRHKLVLSPEEEFAMSGGKAEYKSY, from the coding sequence ATGGCAGATGGCAGCAAGGCCGGCGTGACGTACACCACGGTGGACGTCGCCTATTTCGAGCAGCGGGCGCTGAAACGGCATGCACGGGTCTGGTCGCTTTGGGCGCTGGGCGTCGGAGCGGTGATCTCGGGCCATTTCTCGGGCTGGAACCTGGGCATCGCCTCGGGCGGCTGGGGTGGCATGTTCATCGCCGCCGTCATCATCGCCATCATGTATCTGGGGCTCACCTTCTCCATCGCCGAGATGTCGCCGGCCCTGCCCCATACGGGCGCCGCCTATTCCTTCGCCCGCACCACCATGGGGCCATGGGGCGGCTTCATCACCGGCCTGTGCGAGAATGTGGAATACGTGATCACACCGGCAGTGGTGGTGTCCTTCATCGGCTCCTACATGGGCTCCATCTTCGGTACGCCTCCGGCGTTCCAGCCGGTCTACTGGATCTTCGGCTACATCCTGTTCGTGGGGCTCAACATCGCCGGCGTGGAACTCTCGTTCCGGGTGACGCTGGTGGTTACGCTGGCGGCACTCGCCTGCCTCGTTGCCTTCTGGGTGAGCGCCCTGCCGGTGGCGAACTTCTCGCGATGGGCCCTCAACATCGGCGTCGGGCCGGACGGGACGGCGGTGGAGTTGCCCAACGGCGGCGGCCCGTTCCTGCCCTTCGGCCTTTCGGGGGCGCTTGCCGCCCTGCCCTTCGCCGTCTGGCTGTTCCTCGCCATCGAGCAATTGCCCCTGGCGGCCGAGGAATCGGTGGACCCGAAGACCGACATGCCCAAGGGCATCATGGCAGGCATGGCGACCCTCATCGTCTCCGCCTTCATGATCCTGTGGCTCAACTCATCCGTGGCGAACGGCGCGTTCGGCCTGTCCACCTCGCTGGAGCCCCTGCTGGACGGCTTCAAGGCCATCTACGGCGACGGGCTCGCCCGTCTGCTCGCCTTCGTGGCGGTGATCGGGCTGATCGCCTCGTTCCACACCATCATCTATGCCCAGGGCCGGCAGATCTATTCGCTCTCCCGCGCCGGCTATTTCCCGCGCGGCCTTTCCGTGACCCACGGCGGGCGCAAGACGCCTCACGTGGCCATGATCGCCGGCGCCATCGTCGGCCTGGTGATCATGCTCGGCATCTGGTTCGCGCTGGGGGCGGAGGCGGGCGCGGCGGCCATCGGTGGCACGCTGCTCAACATGGCGGTGTTCGGCGCCATGCTGTCCTACGTGATGCAGGCCCTGTCGTTCATCCTGATGCGCAGGAACATGCCGCACATCGAGCGGCCCTATAAAAGCCCGTTCGGAGTCCCCGGGGCGGTGCTGACAATCGTCATCGCCCTCGTCACCATCTACTTCCAGCTGTCGGACCCCATCTATCGCAACGGGGTGCTCGGCGTGGCCCTGTGGTTCGCCGCGGGCCTCGCCTATTTCGCCGCCATCGGCCGCCACAAGCTGGTGCTGTCGCCGGAGGAGGAATTCGCCATGTCCGGGGGCAAGGCGGAGTACAAGTCCTACTGA
- a CDS encoding Ethanolamine ammonia-lyase (PFAM: Ethanolamine ammonia-lyase light chain~KEGG: bpd:BURPS668_3938 ethanolamine ammonia-lyase, light subnit), producing the protein MIARDPWAAFSRHTPARIALGRTGASLPTEEVLRFALAHAQARDAVHTPFDADGVTADVESLGFATLRVSSAAPARDIYLRRPDLGRRLSDDSRAMLEAAAGDPVDLALVVADGLSSAAIHAQTKPFLAAFKPFIAQQGWSLAPVLIASGARVALGDEVGALLKARACVLLVGERPGLSSPDSLGLYLTFDPQVGRTDAERNCISNVRPEGLSFEAAAFKLAWHIREALRRQVTGVELKDESDLLLENGRAPALLSAS; encoded by the coding sequence ATGATCGCGCGAGATCCCTGGGCGGCCTTCTCCCGCCACACCCCCGCGCGCATCGCCCTCGGCCGCACCGGGGCCAGCCTGCCCACGGAAGAGGTGCTGCGCTTCGCCCTCGCCCACGCCCAGGCCCGCGACGCGGTCCACACGCCGTTCGATGCGGATGGCGTGACTGCCGATGTGGAGAGCCTCGGCTTTGCCACCCTGCGGGTCTCCAGTGCGGCACCGGCGCGGGACATCTATTTGCGCCGCCCGGACCTCGGCCGCCGCCTCTCCGACGACAGCCGCGCCATGCTGGAAGCGGCGGCGGGCGATCCGGTGGATCTGGCGCTGGTGGTGGCGGACGGGCTGTCCTCCGCCGCCATCCACGCCCAGACGAAGCCGTTTCTTGCGGCTTTCAAGCCCTTCATCGCCCAGCAAGGCTGGAGCCTCGCGCCAGTGCTCATCGCCTCCGGCGCGCGGGTGGCGCTCGGGGACGAGGTGGGTGCCCTCCTGAAGGCGCGGGCCTGCGTGCTGCTGGTAGGGGAGCGGCCGGGCCTGTCCTCGCCCGACAGCCTCGGCCTCTACCTCACCTTCGATCCGCAGGTCGGCCGTACCGATGCCGAGCGCAACTGCATCTCAAACGTGCGCCCTGAGGGCCTGAGCTTCGAGGCCGCCGCCTTCAAGCTCGCCTGGCACATCCGCGAAGCCCTGCGGCGGCAGGTCACCGGCGTGGAACTGAAGGATGAAAGCGACCTGCTGCTCGAAAACGGGCGCGCACCGGCGCTGCTGAGCGCCAGCTGA
- a CDS encoding Ethanolamine ammonia lyase large subunit (PFAM: Ethanolamine ammonia lyase large subunit~KEGG: asa:ASA_0956 ethanolamine ammonia-lyase, large subunit), with product MAYVHRIGAKTFVFADLKELMAKATPPRSGDMLAGIAAATAEENVAARMCLADVPLKAFLSEALVPYETDEVTRLILDSHDGDAFAPVSAMTVGDFRDFLLSHEATSQVLAGLARGLTPEMAAAVSKIMRNQDLILVAKKCRVVTRFRNTIGLPGTMAVRLQPNHPTDDAAGVSAAILDGLLYGCGDAVIGINPASDSLPVIDRLLKLMDEVITRFEIPTQSCVLTHVTTSIGLMERGAPVDLVFQSIAGTQGANRSFGIDLKVLAEGADAARALKRGTVGQNAMYFETGQGSALSAGEHHGVDQQTLEARAYGVARAFEPLLVNTVVGFIGPEYLYDGKQIIRAGLEDHFCGKLLGVPLGVDVCYTNHAEADQDDMDTLLTLLGAAGVTYIMGIPGADDVMLNYQSTSFHDALYIRELLGLKRAPEFEAWLERMDITAPDGRLLPADARHPLLGYVAGRAA from the coding sequence ATGGCTTACGTGCATCGCATCGGCGCGAAAACCTTCGTCTTCGCGGACCTGAAGGAGCTGATGGCCAAGGCGACGCCGCCGCGCTCCGGCGACATGCTGGCCGGCATTGCCGCTGCCACCGCCGAGGAGAACGTAGCCGCCAGGATGTGCCTTGCCGACGTGCCCTTGAAGGCGTTCCTGTCTGAAGCGCTCGTGCCCTACGAGACCGACGAGGTCACCCGCCTCATCCTCGACAGCCACGATGGCGACGCCTTCGCGCCGGTGTCTGCCATGACGGTAGGCGACTTCCGCGACTTCCTGCTGTCCCATGAGGCAACGTCACAGGTCCTCGCCGGTCTGGCGCGCGGCCTGACGCCGGAGATGGCGGCCGCCGTCTCCAAGATCATGCGCAACCAGGACCTCATCCTGGTGGCGAAGAAGTGCCGGGTGGTCACGCGCTTCCGCAACACCATCGGCCTGCCCGGCACCATGGCGGTGCGCCTGCAGCCCAACCACCCCACGGACGATGCCGCCGGCGTGTCCGCAGCCATTCTCGACGGCCTGCTCTATGGCTGCGGCGACGCGGTGATCGGCATCAATCCCGCTTCCGACAGCCTGCCCGTCATCGACCGCCTGCTGAAGCTGATGGATGAGGTCATCACCCGCTTCGAGATCCCCACCCAGAGCTGCGTGCTGACCCATGTGACCACCTCCATCGGCCTCATGGAGCGCGGCGCGCCGGTGGATCTGGTGTTCCAGTCCATCGCCGGGACCCAAGGGGCCAACCGCTCCTTCGGCATCGACCTCAAGGTGCTTGCCGAAGGCGCCGACGCTGCCCGCGCGCTGAAGCGCGGCACGGTCGGGCAGAACGCCATGTATTTCGAGACCGGCCAGGGCTCGGCCCTCTCCGCCGGCGAACATCACGGCGTGGACCAGCAGACGCTGGAAGCCCGTGCCTATGGGGTGGCGCGGGCCTTCGAGCCGCTGCTGGTGAACACCGTGGTCGGTTTCATCGGGCCGGAATATCTTTATGACGGCAAGCAGATCATCCGCGCTGGGCTGGAAGATCATTTCTGCGGTAAGTTGCTCGGCGTGCCGCTTGGGGTGGATGTCTGCTACACCAACCACGCCGAAGCCGACCAGGACGACATGGATACGCTGCTCACCCTGCTGGGGGCGGCGGGCGTCACCTACATCATGGGCATTCCCGGCGCCGACGACGTGATGCTGAACTATCAATCCACCTCCTTCCACGACGCGCTCTACATCCGCGAACTGCTGGGGCTGAAGCGCGCGCCGGAGTTCGAGGCGTGGCTGGAGCGCATGGACATCACCGCCCCCGATGGCCGGCTGCTGCCCGCCGATGCCCGCCATCCGCTCCTGGGCTATGTGGCCGGGCGCGCGGCATGA
- a CDS encoding extracellular solute-binding protein family 3 (PFAM: extracellular solute-binding protein family 3~KEGG: rde:RD1_1210 amino-acid ABC transporter, periplasmic binding protein): MATGTGQSARGSAPLRGLWAPLAALAIFAACAAPAGAQTLDRVAGGEAFRIGYRQFAPPYSYAAANGQPSGYIVDLCREVADGVKRTLKLPAIKVDYVKVTAEDRFEAVRDGRIDILCEPSSMTMSRRALVDFSLPTFLDGAGVVTRGAPVKGLEDLKGKKVGVLRGTTTEETLRSTLGQMRIAADIVTVTDHPDGLKQLADGKLDAYFGDRGILNYLIANSPAGNRLSLSDQYFTFETYALALPRGDQAFRLVVDATLADLYRTERIRDIYAKSFGKFPPDQFLNALFVINGVPK, from the coding sequence ATGGCGACAGGAACCGGTCAATCAGCGCGTGGGAGTGCCCCCTTGCGCGGCCTGTGGGCGCCCCTTGCGGCGCTGGCGATCTTCGCGGCCTGTGCGGCCCCCGCCGGTGCCCAGACCCTCGACCGGGTGGCGGGCGGAGAAGCCTTTCGCATCGGCTATCGCCAGTTCGCCCCGCCCTATTCCTACGCCGCCGCCAACGGCCAGCCCTCGGGCTATATCGTGGACCTGTGCCGCGAGGTGGCGGACGGGGTGAAGCGGACGCTGAAGCTGCCGGCCATCAAGGTGGATTATGTGAAGGTCACCGCCGAGGACCGCTTCGAGGCGGTGCGCGACGGGCGCATCGACATCCTGTGCGAGCCGTCCTCCATGACCATGTCGCGGCGAGCGCTGGTGGACTTCTCCCTGCCGACCTTCCTTGACGGGGCGGGCGTCGTCACCCGTGGCGCGCCGGTGAAGGGGCTGGAGGACCTCAAGGGCAAGAAGGTGGGCGTGCTGCGCGGCACCACCACCGAGGAGACCCTGCGCTCCACCCTGGGCCAGATGCGCATCGCCGCCGACATCGTCACCGTCACCGACCATCCCGACGGGCTCAAGCAGCTCGCCGATGGCAAGCTCGACGCCTATTTCGGCGATCGCGGCATCCTCAACTACCTGATCGCCAACAGCCCGGCCGGCAACCGCCTCAGCCTCTCCGACCAGTATTTCACCTTCGAGACCTATGCCCTCGCCCTGCCCCGCGGCGATCAAGCGTTCCGTCTGGTGGTGGACGCGACGCTCGCGGACCTCTACCGCACCGAGCGCATCCGCGACATCTATGCCAAGAGCTTCGGCAAGTTCCCGCCGGACCAGTTCCTCAACGCCCTCTTCGTCATCAACGGCGTGCCGAAATAG
- a CDS encoding ABC sulfate transport system, periplasmic binding protein (KEGG: rpe:RPE_3889 ABC sulfate transport system, periplasmic binding protein): MNGLLNRRTLLSALAGSAGALALPHLPALAAPAQGLEILGAPNGSTIVLLRLLQSGALDQVAPGASFRLWRDTDELRAAIVSGRTSLFTTPTHVPANLANRGLPLKLFAILSMGHLFVVSGDEGIKSFKDLAGKELVGFFKNDMPDLVFRSIAKGYGMDPDKDMSITYVRTPMEAAQMLAAGRATTAILSEPPATAAILMAKKEGRILNRAISLQDDWKVQHKGLGLPMAGIAVHERLIEHSPELIAALGAGLPGARDWVMANKSEAGQLAEQKMDVKAHMFANALDHFNVVAEPAAKQKAGLIAFYETLLAFEPDALAGKLPPDSFYMNF; encoded by the coding sequence ATGAACGGATTGCTCAATCGGCGCACGCTGCTCAGCGCGCTCGCAGGCTCCGCCGGGGCCCTCGCCCTGCCGCATCTGCCGGCGCTGGCGGCCCCGGCGCAGGGGCTCGAAATCCTCGGTGCGCCCAATGGCTCCACCATCGTGCTGCTGCGCCTGCTGCAGTCCGGCGCGCTCGACCAGGTGGCGCCCGGCGCGTCCTTCCGCCTGTGGCGCGACACGGACGAGTTGCGCGCCGCCATCGTCTCCGGCCGCACCAGCCTGTTCACCACCCCCACCCATGTGCCGGCGAACCTCGCCAATCGCGGCTTGCCGCTGAAGCTGTTCGCGATCCTGTCCATGGGCCATCTGTTCGTGGTGTCGGGGGACGAAGGCATCAAGTCGTTCAAGGACCTTGCCGGCAAGGAGCTGGTCGGCTTCTTCAAGAACGACATGCCCGACCTCGTCTTCCGTTCCATCGCCAAGGGCTACGGCATGGATCCGGACAAGGACATGAGCATCACCTATGTGCGCACCCCCATGGAGGCGGCGCAGATGCTGGCCGCCGGGCGCGCCACCACCGCCATCCTTTCCGAGCCGCCGGCTACCGCAGCCATCCTGATGGCGAAGAAGGAGGGCCGCATCCTCAACCGCGCCATCAGCCTGCAGGACGACTGGAAGGTGCAGCACAAGGGCCTCGGCCTGCCCATGGCCGGCATCGCCGTGCACGAGCGCCTGATCGAGCACAGCCCCGAGCTGATCGCGGCGCTCGGTGCGGGCCTGCCCGGAGCCCGCGACTGGGTGATGGCCAACAAGAGTGAAGCAGGCCAGCTCGCCGAGCAGAAGATGGACGTGAAGGCCCACATGTTCGCCAACGCCCTCGACCACTTCAACGTGGTGGCGGAACCGGCGGCGAAACAGAAGGCCGGCCTCATCGCCTTCTACGAGACCCTTTTGGCCTTCGAGCCGGATGCATTGGCCGGCAAGCTGCCGCCCGACAGCTTCTACATGAACTTCTGA